Below is a genomic region from Trichoderma asperellum chromosome 2, complete sequence.
tgtaggtaggtaATATTGACTTGTATAGTCTGGTGCATCTGGGATGTCGTATAGCAAACAGTCAGTCCTTGGATCTGCCCTGAGCCATGCTTACTGAGTAACTCGGTAATCATACGAGAGGGtgtgcttttgtttttgtgaTGGCTTGCTTGTCATGCTGTCGAGGAGGGCATTTTACAGGCAAGACTGTGTTGCGCCTGTGCTTGTTTGCCACCTCGTGTAAACCCCGCCAAGTACAGCAATCAGCAAAAGTCAAGCCTACATGTATACTCTGCGTATGCTCTGCACATGTCGTGTATTACGACTTTTTCCAACAGTTTCGAAATGAAATGCTTTTACCCGCATATTACTACCGAGTAGTAGTTCTTATACTACTTCCGTAATAGGCACGTAAATGTCTACATACAAGCCCCTTCTCGGTTAGCAATCCAAGATGCAAGCTGTATCCGGCGTCTATAGCGGGCGCTAAAAGGCTACCTAGTAGGCAATACTCGGCAAATACCTTAGTACTACTTACATATACTGTACCGGCTTGCACGCACTGCAGAGCTCCGCAATGTATTGCATACCTACATGTGTAATACgtgtacctacctacattGTAGTACTACTAAATCTTACAGAAGGCGCCTCTGCCACCGTGCTAATACAGCGTGAAAGAAGCATCTGCCGCAGCAGGCTTGCATACACAtcgatggatggatgcaatACCAACACAGTCCCCAGCTCTTGGCGGCAACGCTCCCTTAGTGCGCTCTAGCTGTCCATCCCCCGCACCTTGGAAGGGCTGCGGGTTATTAATGGCGTGCcgacatgtacatacatgtaccgaCAGCGCCAACAGCCCGCCAcacgagcagcagccagaTAGGCGTGCTGTCTGTCGCATTAGCAACTGTCGAGACTGGATATCAAGGCCCGAGTGCTGTGCCTGTGTTGCGTCGCACCGGCTAATGCCCTGTACCTGATCTATAGATAAGCAGTGCGTATCTACCTCGGCGGGTTCCGAGCGAATGCCTCCTTCTGGGCGAGCCTCTGCCCTATTCGCTGAGGCGTTGACCTAAGCCGTGCCCGTGGCTTGTTGGCTAAGGATATTAAGGCAATCTCGAATCCTCTCCCACGGTGACGTTGCTCACCACCTTTGCATCATTTCCTGGCCTGCGCgcatcttggctgctggtgaGCATACGCTGCCAGTTCTTGGGCCGCGGAACAAGCAtctgcgcttcttcttggtgatATACCTGCCTACCTTGTATgtaatatatactactacatcTATATCATATCATGGGTTCCCAAGTGCAGGACGAGTTCACAGTGCTGGTCACTGGATTCCAGGTTTGTGTAACCGACCGTAGCGACTTCTCCTCATTGCACATTCCGGATGATGCTGACGGTGCTGCTCCCAGCCTTTCCGGGCTGAATATCCCGTCAACCCGTCGTGGGAAATCGCAAAGTCTCTGCCGGAATACCTCCCGGCGCTGAGGGCAAAGGACCCCAACTCACGATATGCCGTCAACACGCCGCCCGTCCGCATTGTGGTGCATCCCGAGCCCATCCGAGTCAGCTACAAGTCGGTCAGAGAGCTGGTGCCGTCCTTTTGGGAGGAGACGTATGCCGGCCGCAAGATTGATCTCGTCATCCACATCGGCATGGCGGGGCCGCGGCCCATGTATCAGATTGAGAGCCGTGGACATCGCACAGGGTACAAGAGCCTCGACGTCGATGGCCGGCACCTCGACGCACTGGAGGGCGAGCGAGGCGAGGACTGGATCTGGCACGGTCTGCCGGATACGCTGAGGACCGACTTGAACTTGCAAGACATTTGGGagcggtggcagcagcacagctCGGTAACATCACCCCATCCTTTGATACCATGCCTTGTCTTGTTGTCAATATCGGCACTAACACGAAACTGGACGTGTGCATGTTATATAGATTGATGCGGATCTCCGGATCTCAGATGACGCTGGTCGCTATCTCTGCGACTTCATCTACTACTCAAGTCTGGCAACCTGCTATAAACAAAACAAGCCGAGGAAAGTCTTGTTTTTCCACGTGCCTGCGGATCCTGCTCAAGGGATGCTCAAGCAAGGACAAGAGTTGGCCGTCAATCTCATCCGAGCCATAGTGGAGAGTGAGGTGGCGGCCCGTGATCAGGACGCGGCGTAGGTAGCACTTATTTCTGGTTTGGGCAATTAGTAGTGCTTTCTGACTATGGTATAATGGCGTTGAGGGCTTGTCTTGTTGAAACAGCAAAGATGAACGCCCTTGGCTGAATATGGGCACAAGgaaagacaagagaagagaaggatatATTCGGATTATGGCGACTTTGGCTGGAGACGGGCTTGAGCGAGGTATCCTGTGAGAAAGAGACCAAGTGTTAAAGGGCCGCCGCGGTACTCCATAGGAAGCGACATTTGATTCTGCTATTTGCAAGATGTTGATTGAAATTAATGCAATTCGCATTTTCATCATACGATTTGATGTATTTGCCAAGAGTAGACGCCGACGCTCATCACAAATGGTCGCCGTCTGGTCGGACTCCGGAAGCCAGACTCAAGTACCCAAGTACCTTGTATCTTGTATCCTCGCCGCCGGGCGGGGCTTTTCGCCGATTTGGTCAGCCTTTCTCGGCCGGCGACTAGGAGCGCTGTCGGCCACCGCGGGTTTAAAACTGCTCTTATTTATACCTACTTgtctgtttctctttcttgctACAGATCATCAATCCCTAGACTCTCTGATGAGCGTTTTATAGAGGCCATCTACtcttttctcatttctctcaattttttttttcaaaaccGTTTCACTCTTCAAACAAACAAGTAAAAAGCTCTGCCATCATGTGTCGAAAGGCCGTTTGCAGCACTTGCAGTAAGCACGCACGCACTCACTCTTATCATCCCTCGTctcactttttttcccaccaCAACTTCTCCCCCCCAACTTTCCTCATACAAGGaccgggaaaaaaaaataataatgtGACAATGGATTTTCATACTCACCAATCTCTAGACAAAGCAACTTGGTGGGGTTGCGGCAGCCACATCCCGGGTGTGCTGGACTCGATCCCCGAGGAGGACCGATGCGTTTGTGAGCCCAAGGTTGAGCGCGACGGCAAGCAGTATCCCCCCATGGCCAAGTCTCCCAACTGACTCGTTGGATGGCTTGCGGGTGCGGTGTTGCGGCTGAGGGGGAAGAAACCAGGGTGGTCGGCGGAAGGGGTCGTTGAGGAGGATTTGGATGGCGTTGGGCGCGGGCATGAAGGTGGGAGTAAGTAAGAAGGAGTTGTTGGCGGCGACGAtagttgttttttttttccgggTATCAGATGCTAGTATGAAATAAAGGACTTGATCGAATTTcaaaagtaaagaaagaaagtcaTCGAGATGAAAATGATGTGCTTTAGACGCATGCCTCTGCGAGGATATCAAAAGCTGACACAGCTAAACGTTGCTACATACGCCCGGATTGTATCCAAAGAAAATCCACAAGTAAACCAAATATCTAACCTTCTTGGACATAACTTCTCTAATGTAGCTCTCGAGCAGAGAAGCTAATGcctcatctcctcctcgcacctccagcagcgccgccgtcTCCCCTCTCCGCCAGACTGACCACCTCCTGAATGCCTGCCGcctcttgctcctcttccaacGCTGTAATCTCCTCACGGCAATCCCACCACTTCTCCTCGGACAGTTCAAacgccttggccttgatctcCTTAATGGCAAGCGTTTCTGGCTGGATGTTCTTCCAGCGGAGGTTGGTCATGAGGATCTCCTGCCACTCTGCCGACGTGCGGACGAAGAACTCGCGGCGAGATTCAAACGGCTAAGGAGATGATACAGTTAGAGATACAAGTTGCAGAAAATATATACGAAAGAAAAATGGGGTagcaaaataaaagaggGGGAGGGAATTACTCTTGGATGGGGCAAGCCATCATCAACCGATGTGGCGGTCGTTtcagtctcttcttcttccgatGTAATCGATGGTGCAGGTGCCTCAGAAGAGATCTCCGATACTtcatcttgcttcttcttacGCTTGCTTGCTGTATGAAGCTGCTGATAGGGTTCGTCCtgttcatcctcttcctcgtcttcctcatcttcatcttcctcatcatcctcttcatcttcatcatcctcgtcctcagaCTCCTGATTTGCCTTGGTCAGCACGTCATTCAGTTTTACACATAGTAGCATCTCTCTATCACTTACAATCCAGTCTTCCACGGGCTTGTTGAAGATTTCCTTGTATCCGTCCAGCTTCACGAGGTCAATGGCGTAGAGATCGTCAAATGTGAACTCTCGATCCCCCTTTTCGAAAGTACCGCCGTAGATGTAGAGCACGTCGTTCTGGACCGTCAGCTGAGCGTTGAAGCGCATATGCGGCGGCTCCATAGAAACAGGCATTTCTCTAGCgggcttctcctcctcctccggctCCTCAAGCATCTTTTCCAACTCGATATCATCGGCATCCTCTAGGGAAGTCCCAGCTTGGAGCGCCGCCAGCTGTCGCAGGAGCTCCTCTTCATTCGCTTGAGCCCGGCCACGTCTACCGACTCGTTGTTCTGGcgcgttcttcttctgctggcgTGGCTTTCGTGCAGCGAGAGGCATGAATCTGTTTCTCTCGATATTCCACGCAAACAGCTGGTTGAAAAACTCGCTGTCCATTCCCTCCTCGCTCTGCTCGACGTCGTGAACGCCGCCGAAAAGAATACCACGACCCTTGTGGAATGCCATGGTCGCTCCGGCACGAGAAGGTGTAGGCGCATTAGCTGGCTTCTTTCGCTTCTCCCATCTGACTGTAGGGGGTGCATTTGCGTTTCCTTCCGCTGGGGGAAGAGACATTCTGAGGAAGTAGCAATCTTCATGAACCTTGGGGAGGAGGACGTTTTTCTGCCCCTGTGGTTggcttcctttcttttgcttcttgagcTGTACCGTTGCCTTGACTCTCGAGTAGCCTCCGCAGAGGACAGCACCTTGCTCAGAAGGCAATAAAGTAAATGAAGACCGGGCATCGGGTTTGAGCTGAGCAGGCGGAAGAACGGGGCTATGCCAGACGTAGTTGACGGTATCGAATATCCACAGGTCCGCGAGGTATTTTGTCTGGTTAGATGTGTCCTGGAAGCCTCCAAAAAGGATAATATACTGCTTCCAGTAAGTCATCCGGTGTCCGCTTCGCGCTGGCGGGCTCTTATCCTTGCCCTTGACCTCGATTTTGGTCCATTCCCTTGTGGCGGGCTCCAGCCTCCAAAAGTCCGAGTAGTGATGGAAAGTACCCTGCTTTGGAGATGAAAATTCGCCTCCAAATAAGTACACGTAGTTTGGATTCGACGATCTCGTCCAGGCATGGCCAGATCGCGGGAGAGGTGCGTTGGGAGATGTCACGCAGCGCCACTCGTCTCGGTTGATGTTGTATACGTGCAGGTCGTTGAAGAACTGCGCAACGGAGCCGTTGAAGTACTCTCCTCCAAACAAAAGCAGGCTGTTGTTTTCATGAGGAGAAGCTAGAATGGTAGATGCTGATCGAGGCTTCGGCGGCCCGTCAATAACCGTCTCTGTGATCTTCAAGAATTGCTCCTGTTGGCGGCGGTACTCTTCCAGCACCGCATCCAGGTCGACATCCTCAGCATCACTGCCCTCAAGCTTGGCAGTCTTGTTTTTgatctttttctcccccttgcTGGCCTGCTTGGCAGCTTTCTCAGCCTACATGAAAGGTCTGGTCAATAATTGAACAGAGTATTTCATGGAGGGGCACTTGGAGGGGTAGTGATGGATAGAGATTTTCTAGATTGATAACtaccttcttcgccttcttggcTTCCGAGCCCTTCTTTTTATccttggccatggcgggagtatcttatttttataaataaaacagaTGCTATAGCTCCGGCTCAAGGGAATGAAATGAAAACAGTCTTCTTCAAGCGGGTCGCGTTGATTGGTAGCGAGGTCTAAGAAAACCCTGCTACAGTACGTAAATATTTTACAGACTGTGCAACATGGTCTTGGTTGAATAACGCAACAAACAGCATTTGCCACGAGTGTCACTCTAGAATGAACTTCACAAATATTTTTCAACCGCAAAGTAGATTGAAATAAATGTTGTTGAATGTAAAATATACATAGATGCTCGGGTATAGATAAAAGTTTCTTTGCTTATACACTGATGCAAACGCTTAAaatcatgcatgcatgttgTAGATGAAAAAGATGACGAGTTATTCCTCAGATGTTGGTGGAAGTTCTCCCGGAATATAGACGCCCATGGCCTTGCTGGCCCCCTCTACGCAGTATTGGATAACCTCAAGCTTTTGCCCCTCTGGTGCAAGTTTCGCAATCTGGCGAATGTCGCTTGTCCTTGGAAGGAACAGCAAGTGATCCATTTTCTTGTAGGCTTCGTGTAGCTGGTTCAGGCTATATGGCTGCATTGTACTCAGATCAAAGATCTCATCGGTTCTATATCCAGGCCCTCCCCAAGGGGGGCTGGCAAATACCGTAGTGGACTGCAAATCAACCCTCAGGTCTGGATGCAGCTTTTCTGGTGAATTAACAAGCTGATTAACATAGTCAAAGCTGTCGCCAAGGACCCAAGTGACTACACCTGGATCGACGCCGTACAGCTCAGCGTTATGCTGGGCGCAAGCAAGCGTAGCAGGGTCACGCTCGATAGAAATTATTCGTTCCCATCGCTCGGATAAAGCGAATGCAATTGTATTGCCACCAGCGCCACCAAAGGCATCAATCAAGGTGGTTTTCTTTGGATCATAGTGGTCCTCAGATAATTCATACGCAATTTGGCTGAAGAAACTTAGCGAGGGctaagagagaagaaaactcATTGGACACTCACTTTGCTACCGGCTCGGGTGTGACGCCAAACCATGCATCATCTGTCATGTAAACTCCGCCATCATAAAATGAAAAGATGGAGTATCTTTGACTGAAGTATCTAGTAGACGAATTAGCGTCCTGAGTAGAGGCAAGCTTTTTGGTAACAAAGAACAAACTTTTGGAGGTCCCAGGGGACTTCGTGCTGGCCTGTGTAGTGATGACATTTATCTGTCAGAGGAAGCCTTTCTGTCGGCTTTAATGAGAAGTCGGAAGGCTCCACGGCATCGATGGCGCCCAGGCCAGCCATATTGAGGTCCAGTGCTGCTTGGCTCTCTTCTGCTAATAATTTTGTCAGGCAGGTCACATCCTCCCTTGCCTGGGGATTCTTCTCGAGGACTCTTCTGATGATCTCCCATGCAGCTTGGGGAATCTGACTGGCCTGCGGCAAGAATAGCTGTGCAGTTGGTGCATCGATGAAAGGACCAAGGGTATCTCGCGCAAGTTGTAGCTCTATGGAGTTTACCGGTTCAATTTCAGTTGAAGTCATTTTGCGTTCCAAGAATGTATCTAAAATCCACAATCCGTGTCGAAAATGAATGAAATAATAGAATGAATTAGATAGTAAGAGCTGATGAAATCTGAAGTAAGGCGCGTGAACAAAACTTCGCAGGTCGCGCGTGCGCCGAAGCTGGTTATTATGTCCTGAATCTCGACACTTGTTGAGTATTTAATTGactaagaattaaaattagACAAGTCTGAAGGCATAAGATAGCTTTTTTGATGTTGACGATGGAAATATGTAGGACGACAGGTGAATTTCAAGACAAGGCTGAGAATGTGGTAAGAATGTTAGTGCACTCGGGTCCACCTCTATTCCGCTTTTTAAGCCACTAGCGCCTTGGCACTTATGCAAGGCTGTCGTCTCAAGGGACAGCTTGCGGCAAGCTCATTCTTGGTGAGCTTAGACGtcactcttctttttcaataAACTCACAGCATCGGATTCCCAGCTATTCCTCTCTCACATCACAGCTACGCTGCTTCATCCACCAGTGATACTTGCATTCTAGCTTCGCATAGCGGCGGGGGACATTCCGGCGATCATGTTTAACGCACTTAACCGGTTCATGTCCCGCCTGGATGGCGATGCCCCGCAACATCAGCACGATCGCGACTCGTTTGGCTTTCAGGTGCTGCGGAACACGAATCTTGAGCTACCAATTGAGCCCTGGTTTGATTATATCGTTGGAATTAACGGGAGGCCAATTGTACGTACCAACGCCCTTTGTGATTGGTGGGCGACCTGGTGCTGATTGGTGCAGGATAATCCCGACCCAAGCTTGTTCGCCCAGGAAGTACAAAACTGCGCCGGCGGAACTGTGACTTTTGGACTATGGAGCGCAAAggtaaatattactttttgaAGATTAAATGctaagagagaagagagcgacGAACTCTGATGCTATTCAAATAGGGCCAACGCACAAGAGAAATGCACATTCCCGTGCCCGTGGATACCGCATCACTAGGACTCTCTCTTCAGTTCGCGCCCATCTCGCTCGCAGCCAACATTTGGCATGTGCTTGATGTGCCAGCTAACTCACCAGCCGATGTTGCTGGACTGTTACCTTACAGCGATTACATCCTCGGCAGTCCCGAAGGCGCATTACATGGTGAAAGTGCCCTTGGCGAGCTTGTCGAAGACTTCATCGGGCGGCCACTCCGATTATACGTTTACAACAACGAATACAACGTCGCGCGCGAAGTCACGATACAACCTAGCCGAAGCTGGGGTGGAGATGGAGCTCTGGGGTGTGTTCTGGGCTACGGCGCGCTGCACCGCCTACCAGCTCCATTGAGTGAACCCGTCAACGCCCCCGGCGAAACGATGTTTGACGGCGAGTTTAacgaaaagagaggaaacgaATACATCTCAACAGAAGCTAGcactccgccgccgccgcctacAGGAGGCGACTTTTTAGTACCCGCCCAGATAGTTGATTCAGCGCCTACGAGTGCGCCTCCACGGGGTGGGACGCCGCGaggtggaaagaagaaggagcgtCATGTTGCTAACAATAATTTTATGGATGACTACCtcagggaagaagagcagaagagTATAGCGCTAGATAATGCGCCTAAGAGCAAAGGTACAGGTTTACCACCACCTCCTAAAGGAGCTGGTGGTCCACCAAAGGCCGAGCCAAAGGGAGATGAAGCTGATAGTGGTGGAGCATAATGAGCATTCGAGTTTGTTTTGATATATTTCTgtcaataaaaaaagattcccTACTTGCTTGGCTAGGATCagattgctttttcttctttccctcttggCAACCTCTCCCGAGGATATAATTGAGAAAATCACCATGCTTTATACGGCCCATGCCATGTGCTTTATTGAAGTCGCTATTCCACCGCACATTCTCTGCATGACAGCTCTGTTCCAACCGCTACTCTAACC
It encodes:
- a CDS encoding uncharacterized protein (MEROPS:MER0011032), with protein sequence MGSQVQDEFTVLVTGFQPFRAEYPVNPSWEIAKSLPEYLPALRAKDPNSRYAVNTPPVRIVVHPEPIRVSYKSVRELVPSFWEETYAGRKIDLVIHIGMAGPRPMYQIESRGHRTGYKSLDVDGRHLDALEGERGEDWIWHGLPDTLRTDLNLQDIWERWQQHSSIDADLRISDDAGRYLCDFIYYSSLATCYKQNKPRKVLFFHVPADPAQGMLKQGQELAVNLIRAIVESEVAARDQDAA
- a CDS encoding uncharacterized protein (EggNog:ENOG41), producing MAKDKKKGSEAKKAKKAEKAAKQASKGEKKIKNKTAKLEGSDAEDVDLDAVLEEYRRQQEQFLKITETVIDGPPKPRSASTILASPHENNSLLLFGGEYFNGSVAQFFNDLHVYNINRDEWRCVTSPNAPLPRSGHAWTRSSNPNYVYLFGGEFSSPKQGTFHHYSDFWRLEPATREWTKIEVKGKDKSPPARSGHRMTYWKQYIILFGGFQDTSNQTKYLADLWIFDTVNYVWHSPVLPPAQLKPDARSSFTLLPSEQGAVLCGGYSRVKATVQLKKQKKGSQPQGQKNVLLPKVHEDCYFLRMSLPPAEGNANAPPTVRWEKRKKPANAPTPSRAGATMAFHKGRGILFGGVHDVEQSEEGMDSEFFNQLFAWNIERNRFMPLAARKPRQQKKNAPEQRVGRRGRAQANEEELLRQLAALQAGTSLEDADDIELEKMLEEPEEEEKPAREMPVSMEPPHMRFNAQLTVQNDVLYIYGGTFEKGDREFTFDDLYAIDLVKLDGYKEIFNKPVEDWIESEDEDDEDEEDDEEDEDEEDEEEDEQDEPYQQLHTASKRKKKQDEVSEISSEAPAPSITSEEEETETTATSVDDGLPHPRPFESRREFFVRTSAEWQEILMTNLRWKNIQPETLAIKEIKAKAFELSEEKWWDCREEITALEEEQEAAGIQEVVSLAERGDGGAAGGARRR
- a CDS encoding uncharacterized protein (EggNog:ENOG41~BUSCO:EOG092D2HJ9) — encoded protein: MFNALNRFMSRLDGDAPQHQHDRDSFGFQVLRNTNLELPIEPWFDYIVGINGRPIDNPDPSLFAQEVQNCAGGTVTFGLWSAKGQRTREMHIPVPVDTASLGLSLQFAPISLAANIWHVLDVPANSPADVAGLLPYSDYILGSPEGALHGESALGELVEDFIGRPLRLYVYNNEYNVAREVTIQPSRSWGGDGALGCVLGYGALHRLPAPLSEPVNAPGETMFDGEFNEKRGNEYISTEASTPPPPPTGGDFLVPAQIVDSAPTSAPPRGGTPRGGKKKERHVANNNFMDDYLREEEQKSIALDNAPKSKGTGLPPPPKGAGGPPKAEPKGDEADSGGA
- a CDS encoding uncharacterized protein (BUSCO:EOG092D3R6Y), whose protein sequence is MTSTEIEPVNSIELQLARDTLGPFIDAPTAQLFLPQASQIPQAAWEIIRRVLEKNPQAREDVTCLTKLLAEESQAALDLNMAGLGAIDAVEPSDFSLKPTERLPLTDKCHHYTGQHEVPWDLQKYFSQRYSIFSFYDGGVYMTDDAWFGVTPEPVANQIAYELSEDHYDPKKTTLIDAFGGAGGNTIAFALSERWERIISIERDPATLACAQHNAELYGVDPGVVTWVLGDSFDYVNQLVNSPEKLHPDLRVDLQSTTVFASPPWGGPGYRTDEIFDLSTMQPYSLNQLHEAYKKMDHLLFLPRTSDIRQIAKLAPEGQKLEVIQYCVEGASKAMGVYIPGELPPTSEE